In Pyrus communis chromosome 8, drPyrComm1.1, whole genome shotgun sequence, one genomic interval encodes:
- the LOC137742823 gene encoding uncharacterized protein, whose product MKKKHLSSATTSLKMWYSLPKLLMFFFVFAALSFPSISSSYPPPSNQFSYPVSSASPPYDQSSYSDHCDSIVRWSKPRIYVGSQILNRHTGYYTGGSGILSQKSSFLPFHEPEDSIQFNFWSVQTTYEPGLFMIEGSLLFPRSSVSYYVGNVSKSHRPSSVSFKLSGFWSESSGKICMVGSSSNYLGHGRWLYYPAVLKLYNVMNSTNVASLISGTLESSMKFKSNPRYFEPVSILIIPRINYEYSLVSNKSDNSCSGGRNIHLSSLPIEPVCSVLSRVRRQEFELKYSSHCLSAKNCSPVAASDLPHIVSLKAIECSENTKRMRVQVEFGDSSNPWYRRPFYPNTTLVGEASWDARNNQLCVVACRILNATDSITNSTHVDDCSTRLSLRFPAIWTIGKTSSTVGHIWSNKNATELGYFESITFESPQNYIGRFLPPGLKYQYTKLDKVTKMCPRKKAAHRKTYKYPKPLSYDMRFGMQVKYKGEVAWGSAAPVSIGNRFYHRYGYLNGASRERFVPPVSYSYNDIPVNISYQISINFNPLGNVISKLKRSSNSSEVKIYAEGIYDPTDGCLCMVGCRNLGPDSQQEADDSVDCEILVKFQFPPTNKKNADVIKGSIESTRKESDPLHFGSWGLSSDSITVVVAERSIWRMDAEITLVLISTTLACVFVALQLFHVKKHPDVLPSISTFMLLILSLGYMIPLMLNLKAMFANNTNVQHVLLGGGGWLEANEEIVRVVTMVAFLLQIRLLQLTLAERSQNGTRKELWLKERKSLFVVLPVYAAGALAAFLLHRQNWTKSHKISAATSYPDHSILGTALKSYAGLVMDGFLLPQILLNMFCESKEKALSVWFYIGTTFVRGLPHAYDLLRAHNSALRQWNHSHIYAGSAVDFYSTAWDVLIPFGGLLFAGIISLQQKFGGLCVLPPKLRDFVAYEKVPTVAETEG is encoded by the coding sequence ATGAAGAAGAAACACCTGTCTTCTGCTACCACCTCTTTGAAGATGTGGTACTCATTGCCAAAGCTTCTCatgttcttctttgtttttgccgCCCTTTCTTTTCCCTCCATTTCATCGTCTTATCCACCACCTTCTAATCAGTTCTCTTATCCAGTTTCATCGGCTTCTCCACCTTATGATCAAAGCTCTTATTCTGATCACTGTGATTCAATTGTTCGCTGGTCAAAACCAAGAATATATGTAGGTTCTCAAATCCTCAACCGCCATACAGGTTACTACACTGGTGGAAGTGGAATTCTCAGTCAAAAATCATCATTTCTGCCTTTTCACGAGCCCGAAGATTCAATTCAGTTCAACTTCTGGAGTGTTCAAACAACTTATGAACCGGGCTTGTTCATGATTGAAGGAAGTCTTCTATTTCCAAGAAGCAGTGTGTCTTACTATGTGGGAAATGTCTCAAAAAGTCATCGACCAAGTTCGGTAAGCTTTAAACTAAGTGGATTCTGGTCAGAATCTTCTGGGAAGATTTGCATGGTTGGATCAAGTTCTAATTACTTGGGACATGGTCGTTGGCTTTATTATCCTGCTGTTCTTAAGCTGTATAATGTCATGAATTCCACTAATGTTGCTAGTTTGATTAGTGGAACCTTAGAGAGCTCGATGAAATTTAAGAGCAATCCACGGTATTTTGAACCAGTCTCAATTTTGATAATTCCTCGTATAAATTATGAGTACTCTTTGGTGTCAAATAAATCTGATAACAGTTGTTCTGGAGGAAGAAATATTCACCTGAGTTCTTTGCCGATAGAGCCAGTTTGTTCAGTACTTTCAAGAGTAAGAAGACAGGAGTTTGAGCTCAAATACTCAAGTCATTGCCTTTCTGCAAAGAACTGCTCTCCGGTTGCTGCTTCTGATTTACCTCACATTGTGTCGTTGAAGGCTATTGAGTGTTCGGAGAACACAAAAAGGATGAGAGTTCAAGTCGAATTTGGAGACAGTAGCAATCCCTGGTACCGGAGGCCCTTTTATCCCAATACAACACTGGTTGGGGAAGCGTCATGGGATGCAAGGAACAATCAGCTATGTGTTGTTGCTTGTCGAATCTTGAATGCAACAGATTCTATCACTAATAGTACTCATGTGGATGATTGTTCAACAAGATTGAGCTTGAGGTTTCCTGCAATATGGACGATCGGAAAGACAAGTAGCACTGTGGGCCATATTTGGAGCAACAAAAATGCGACAGAGTTGGGTTACTTTGAAAGCATCACATTTGAAAGTCCTCAGAATTATATTGGAAGGTTTCTACCTCCAGGCTTGAAATATCAGTATACTAAACTTGACAAAGTAACCAAGATGTGCCCGAGAAAGAAGGCTGCTCATCGCAAGACCTACAAATATCCAAAACCGCTTTCTTATGACATGCGATTTGGCATGCAAGTCAAATACAAAGGGGAGGTTGCATGGGGCAGTGCTGCTCCTGTCTCAATCGGAAACAGGTTTTACCATCGTTATGGATATTTAAATGGTGCAAGCAGGGAACGCTTTGTACCTCCTGTGAGCTACAGCTACAACGACATCCCTGTCAATATCAGCTACCAAATAAGCATCAATTTCAATCCGTTGGGAAATGTAATTTCTAAACTGAAAAGATCTTCAAATTCAAGTGAAGTGAAAATTTATGCTGAAGGGATCTACGATCCTACTGATGGATGCCTGTGTATGGTAGGATGCCGAAATCTGGGCCCAGACAGTCAACAAGAAGCAGATGATTCTGTAGATTGTGAGATTCTTGTCAAATTTCAGTTCCCtccaacaaacaaaaagaatgcAGATGTTATCAAGGGCAGCATTGAAAGCACACGGAAAGAGTCTGATCCTCTTCATTTCGGAAGCTGGGGTTTGTCTTCAGATTCTATTACTGTAGTTGTAGCAGAGCGATCCATTTGGAGGATGGATGCGGAGATTACCTTGGTTCTGATATCCACCACACTTGCATGTGTATTTGTGGCATTACAACTCTTCCATGTGAAAAAACATCCCGATGTGcttccttccatttccactTTCATGCTACTAATTCTAAGTCTGGGCTACATGATACCTCTTATGCTAAACTTGAAAGCCATGTTCGCGAATAACACCAACGTTCAACATGTGCTCCTTGGAGGCGGTGGATGGCTTGAAGCTAACGAGGAAATTGTAAGAGTGGTAACAATGGTTGCTTTTTTGTTGCAAATCCGTCTTCTGCAGCTAACATTGGCAGAAAGATCACAAAATGGAACCCGAAAGGAGCTCTGGCTCAAGGAAAGGAAATCTCTCTTTGTGGTTTTACCTGTATATGCTGCAGGGGCTTTAGCTGCTTTCCTTCTTCATAGACAGAATTGGACCAAAAGCCACAAAATTAGCGCCGCAACTTCCTATCCGGACCATTCAATTTTGGGTACTGCCTTGAAGTCTTATGCCGGTTTAGTGATGGATGGTTTTCTGCTACCTCAGATACTGCTCAACATGTTCTGTGAATCGAAGGAAAAGGCTCTGTCTGTTTGGTTCTACATCGGAACAACTTTTGTTCGAGGTCTG